From the genome of Xiphophorus couchianus chromosome 6, X_couchianus-1.0, whole genome shotgun sequence, one region includes:
- the prtfdc1b gene encoding phosphoribosyltransferase domain-containing protein 1b produces MAEVDAQADRRSEGIVINDDWPGYSLDLFNYPTHYSGDLDCVIIPHGVIMDRTERLARNIMDDLGDHDIVVLCVLKGGYQFCADLVERIKALSRNSNHTIPMRVHFIRLRSYLNDQSTEDLHILGAEDLSFLAGKNVLIVEGIVGTGKTMETLLQHVKAFKPKMIKVAGLLVKRVQHSLASVPDYVGFEIPNRFVVGYALDYNEYFRDLNHICIISESGKKKYKV; encoded by the exons ATGGCAGAAGTTGACGCTCAGGCCGATAGAAGAAGCGAGGGGATTGTG ATCAACGATGACTGGCCAGGTTACAGTTTAGATCTCTTCAACTACCCAACTCATTACTCCGGAGATTTAGACTGTGTCATCATTCCACATGGCGTGATCATGGACAG gaCAGAACGTCTTGCTAGGAACATCATGGATGACCTCGGTGACCACGACATTGTGGTGCTGTGCGTGCTAAAAGGAGGCTACCAGTTCTGTGCCGACCTGGTGGAAAGGATCAAGGCTCTGAGCCGGAACTCCAACCACACAATCCCCATGAGGGTCCACTTCATCCGACTCAGGAGCTACCTG aatgACCAGTCAACAGAAGATCTTCACATACTGGGAGCAGAAGACCTGTCTTTTTTAGCTGGAAAG AACGTGCTGATTGTTGAG GGCATTGTTGGCACCGGAAAGACAATGGAGACTCTTCTACAGCATGTAAAAGCCTTCAAACCCAAAATGATCAAAGTTGCAGG GTTGCTGGTGAAGAGAGTTCAACACAGCTTAGCCTCTGTTCCTGACT ATGTTGGCTTTGAAATACCCAATCGTTTTGTGGTTGGCTATGCTTTGGACTACAATGAGTATTTTAGGGACCTCAAT cacatttgCATTATTAGTGAAAGTGGAAAGAAGAAATATAAGGTCTGA
- the pbx1a gene encoding pre-B-cell leukemia homeobox 1a isoform X2, protein MFCCITTANCILLGIFMMYHQNAARNFKVEEMLSIRGAQEEEPPDPQLMRLDNMLLAEGVAGPEKGGGSAAAAAAAAATGGVGADNSAEHSDYRAKLSQIRQIYHTELEKYEQACNEFTTHVMNLLREQSRTRPISPKEIERMVSIIHRKFSSIQMQLKQSTCEAVMILRSRFLDARRKRRNFNKQATEILNEYFYSHLSNPYPSEEAKEELAKKCGITVSQVSNWFGNKRIRYKKNIGKFQEEANMYAARTAVNATSVSAHGSQANSPSTPNSAGSAGSFNMSNSGDLFMSVQSLNGDSYQGGQVGANIQSQVDTLRHVISQTGGYSDSLAASQMYSPQGINTNGGWQDAPTPSSVTSPTEGPGSVHSDTSN, encoded by the exons ATGTTTTGTTGCATCACAACTGCAAACTGTATTTTGTTAGGAATTTTTATGATGTACCACCAAAACGCAGCACGTAATTTCAAGGTGGAAGAAA TGCTCAGTATCCGCGGCGCCCAGGAGGAGGAGCCTCCAGATCCCCAGCTGATGCGACTGGACAACATGCTTCTGGCAGAGGGTGTGGCCGGACCGGAGAAAGGTGGCGGGTCTGCGGCCGCGGCTGCCGCTGCTGCGGCCACCGGCGGCGTCGGTGCAGATAACTCTGCAGAACACTCCGACTACCGGGCCAAGCTGTCTCAGATCCGACAAATCTACCACACGGAGCTGGAGAAGTACGAACAG GCGTGCAATGAGTTCACCACCCATGTGATGAACCTGCTGAGGGAGCAGTCTCGAACACGACCCATTTCGCCCAAGGAGATTGAGCGCATGGTCAGCATCATCCACCGCAAATTCAGCTCCATTCAGATGCAGCTGAAGCAGAGCACTTGCGAGGCCGTCATGATCCTGCGCTCACGCTTTCTTGATGCCAG ACGAAAGAGGAGGAACTTCAACAAACAGGCGACAGAGATCCTGAACGAGTATTTTTACTCCCACCTCAGTAACCCTTATCCAAGCGAGGAGGCAAAAGAAGAGCTGGCCAAGAAGTGCGGCATCACCGTGTCACAG GTATCAAACTGGTTTGGGAATAAGAGAATCCGATACAAGAAAAACATTGGCAAGTTCCAAGAAGAGGCCAACATGTACGCAGCCAGGACTGCAGTCAACGCCACCAGTGTGTCGGCTCACGGCAGTCAGGCCAACTCGCCGTCAACTCCCAACTCAGCAG GTTCTGCTGGCTCTTTTAACATGTCAAACTCCGGAGACTTGTTCATGAGTGTGCAGTCCCTCAATGGGGACTCGTACCAAGGGGGGCAGGTTGGGGCCAACATACAGTCCCAG GTGGATACCCTTCGCCATGTTATCAGCCAGACCGGAGGATACAGTGACAGCCTCGCAGCCAGCCAGATGTACAGTCCGCAGGGCATCAAC ACAAACGGCGGCTGGCAAGATGCTCCGACTCCTTCGTCAGTGACATCGCCCACAGAAGGACCTGGGAGCGTCCATTCAGATACTTCCAACTGA